One Triticum dicoccoides isolate Atlit2015 ecotype Zavitan chromosome 5B, WEW_v2.0, whole genome shotgun sequence genomic window carries:
- the LOC119305528 gene encoding skin secretory protein xP2-like, with protein MSTDTNANPAPKDAEEKKAAGSSSSSSGHLDEDDDFFQIEGPVLNTQFSLAGPNLDGFPDPTRIPSSVFARTSTLQTDWSVTSNEALFSIDVGNTSFDKDHKVLYGKSGEMGNPNDPLAPLPSLPKQSPGSSPIKGAVSPKATGEGSSTVKGEGDADSISHRSEGSATNFAFPILAGDEKASGCSKDNQPDLARQSTAQLSHAPEPESHDEKNESPKAAMESPKAAMESPKATTESPKAVMEAPKPEEAPVAEPAPAPAPAEPPPATKMFPCCSCCPFCC; from the exons ATGAGCACCGATACAAATGCCAACCCTGCACCCAAGGATGCCGAGGAGAAGAAAGCGGccggctcgtcctcctcttcatcagGGCACCTGGACGAAGACGATGATTTCTTCCAGATCGAGGGACCGGTCCTCAATACCCAATTCTCCCTGGCTGGACCAAACCTCGACGGATTCCCAGACCCGACAAGGATCCCCTCGTCGGTCTTCGCAAGGACGTCAACATTGCAAACCGACTGGAGTGTCACGTCGAATGAGGCTCTCTTCAGCATCGATGTCGGGAACACGAGCTTCGACAAGGACCATAAGGTCTTGTATGGCAAGTCGGGTGAGATGGGCAACCCCAACGATCCTTTGGCGCCATTGCCATCGTTGCCGAAGCAGAGCCCAGGGTCTAGCCCCATCAAGGGGGCAGTGTCACCCAAGGCAACCGGGGAAGGCAGCTCGACTGTGAAGGGGGAAGGAGACGCGGATAGCATATCTCACCGTTCCGAAGGAAGCGCGACCAACTTTGCATTCCCGAT ATTGGCAGGCGATGAGAAAGCCAGTGGGTGCTCGAAGGACAACCAACCAGATCTTGCCCGACAAAGCACAGCGCAACTGAGCCATGCACCAGAGCCAGAGTCGCATGATGAGAAGAACGAATCACCGAAAGCCGCAATGGAATCACCGAAAGCAGCAATGGAATCACCGAAAGCCACAACAGAATCACCGAAAGCTGTAATGGAAGCACCTAAACCTGAAGAAGCCCCAGTAGCAGAACCGGCACCGGCACCAGCACCAGCAGAGCCACCGCCAGCGACAAAAATGTTTCCCTGCTGTTCTTGCTGTCCGTTCTGTTGCTAA